In the Rubrivivax gelatinosus IL144 genome, GACGCCTTCGCGGCGCACGCCGAGCATGTTGCCGATCAGCTCCTGCGTCATCACCAGTTCGTTGCCTGGCAGGCGGTCCAGGCTCAGCAGCAGCCAGCGGCACAGTTGCTGGTCCAACGAGTGGTGGCGGTTGCACACCGCCGTCTGCGCCATCTGGGTGATCAGCGCCTGGGTGTAGCGCAGCAGCAGGTGCATCGCCGGGCCGGCGCGCTGGAACTCCTCCTGCAGCGCCGGCGCCGGCAGCCGGAAGCCCTGCCCGGCGCTCTGCACCACGGCGCGGCTGGGCGTGCTGCCGCCGCCCATGAACAGCGTGACGCCGACCAGGCCCTCCAAGCCGACGACGGCGATCTCGGCGGTGCCGCCATCAGCCAGCACGTACAGCAGCGACACCAGGGCCGAGGTGGGGAAGTAGACGTGCTCCAGCGCTCCGCCGGACTCGTGCAGCACCTTGCCCAGCGGCAGGTCCACCGGCTCCAGCAGCGCTTGCCAGCGCCCCCATTCGGCATCGGGCAAGGCCGCCAGCAGGCGGTTGGTGCGGGGGTCGTTCGGGGATGGCATTCAGCCTTTCCTGTCACAGGGCCCGGCCGACGGTACCGCGAACACCCCGCGGCGTACAGCGCGGCGCCGCTGCGTGGGCCAGCGCACCGACAGCCTGGCGGCGTGCCGGCCATGCTCGGCATCCCCAACCCCACCGCGAGGCACACGATGACCAAGAGCCGGCACGGCAACAAGGAAACGAAGAAGCCCAAGCAGGTGCGGGCCGCGGCGCCACCGCCGGCCGCCACCACGCCACCGTCTGCACCCGCCGCACCGCCACCGCGCCAGCGCAAGTGAGCATGGGAATGGCGGCCGCCTGCGGGCCAGGCCGCGCACGAGGCGCCCGGCCGCGTCGCCCGACTCAGCGTGGCAGGCAGCGATGCGGCTGCGCCCCGGCGGCCGGGCCGCGGCCGTCGGCCGCACGCGCCGTGGGGCCCGAGGTGGACAAGGCCTCGCGGCAATGGTGTGGAGCGACCGCGCCGTCTCCGGTGCAGCAGCGATGCGGCTGCGCCCCGGCGGCCGGGCCGCGGCCGTCGGCCGCACGCGCCGTGGGGCCCGAGGTGGACAAGGCCTCGCGGCAATGGTGTGGAGCGACCGCGCCGTCTCCGGT is a window encoding:
- a CDS encoding Crp/Fnr family transcriptional regulator, which encodes MPSPNDPRTNRLLAALPDAEWGRWQALLEPVDLPLGKVLHESGGALEHVYFPTSALVSLLYVLADGGTAEIAVVGLEGLVGVTLFMGGGSTPSRAVVQSAGQGFRLPAPALQEEFQRAGPAMHLLLRYTQALITQMAQTAVCNRHHSLDQQLCRWLLLSLDRLPGNELVMTQELIGNMLGVRREGVTEAAGRLQAAGLIRYARGRITVLDRPGLEARTCECYGVVKKEYDRLLPHAAPG